Proteins encoded together in one Candidatus Paceibacterota bacterium window:
- a CDS encoding S41 family peptidase: MDLLPSQTSSHDSSQTRRSFIINWVTAIIILGIIILISFEVGINIGKKQAIAQTTAADVINKTEGESTNVDFAPFWKAWSILDEKYVATKHSTSTVAVATTTDQDRVYGAIKGMVAALNDPYTVFFPPEESQIFESEISGNFEGVGMEVGQKDGVLTVIAALKNTPAERAGIKSGDKILKIDDTVTTDMSIDAAVKMIRGKKGTAVTFTLLRDGTKDPIVIKVVRDTIDIPTIDTDRIGTDIFVIHVYSFSADAPDLFRNALRQFILSGADKLIIDLRGNPGGYLDAAVDMSSWFLPSGKVIVREDYGGKGGQTEDVVRSKGYNIFNDNLKAVILIDGGSASASEIMAGALHEYGIVKLVGTQSFGKGSVQELIPLTSDTNLKVTVARWLTPNGFSISAQGLTPDYVVPIPDGLVVTKDNDPQLQKAVEILRQ; this comes from the coding sequence TTACGGCCATTATTATTCTTGGCATTATCATTCTTATTTCTTTTGAGGTAGGGATAAATATTGGTAAAAAGCAGGCCATAGCTCAGACTACAGCTGCCGATGTTATTAATAAAACAGAAGGTGAGTCTACCAATGTCGATTTTGCTCCATTTTGGAAGGCTTGGAGCATCTTGGATGAAAAATATGTGGCTACAAAACACAGTACCTCTACTGTCGCTGTGGCCACTACTACTGACCAGGATCGGGTCTACGGCGCTATCAAAGGTATGGTGGCAGCCTTGAATGATCCCTACACGGTTTTCTTTCCACCAGAGGAATCCCAGATTTTTGAAAGTGAAATTAGCGGCAATTTCGAAGGGGTAGGCATGGAGGTTGGGCAAAAGGATGGTGTCCTCACCGTCATTGCCGCTCTCAAGAACACTCCGGCTGAACGAGCAGGGATCAAGTCTGGTGATAAAATTTTGAAAATTGATGATACGGTCACTACAGATATGAGCATCGACGCCGCAGTCAAAATGATTCGGGGTAAAAAAGGCACTGCGGTGACCTTTACTTTGTTGCGGGATGGGACAAAAGATCCAATCGTGATCAAGGTGGTACGCGATACTATTGATATTCCAACGATTGACACCGATCGCATCGGTACGGATATTTTTGTGATTCATGTTTATAGTTTTTCGGCTGACGCTCCTGATCTTTTCCGCAATGCTCTACGCCAATTTATTTTGTCGGGGGCTGACAAGCTTATTATTGATCTTCGAGGCAACCCTGGCGGCTATCTTGATGCGGCGGTGGACATGTCTAGCTGGTTTTTGCCATCAGGTAAAGTCATTGTCCGTGAGGACTACGGTGGAAAGGGTGGTCAGACCGAAGATGTTGTTCGCAGCAAGGGCTACAATATTTTCAATGACAACCTCAAAGCCGTAATCTTGATTGATGGGGGATCGGCCTCAGCCTCTGAAATCATGGCCGGAGCGCTCCACGAATACGGCATTGTTAAGCTAGTCGGGACACAATCTTTTGGCAAAGGTTCTGTGCAGGAGCTCATACCTCTGACTTCCGATACCAACCTCAAGGTGACTGTCGCTCGTTGGCTGACTCCAAACGGCTTCTCTATTTCAGCTCAAGGCCTGACCCCAGACTATGTAGTGCCTATTCCAGATGGTTTGGTTGTCACCAAGGACAATGACCCCCAGCTCCAAAAAGCGGTAGAGATTTTGAGACAATAG